From one Lycium ferocissimum isolate CSIRO_LF1 chromosome 5, AGI_CSIRO_Lferr_CH_V1, whole genome shotgun sequence genomic stretch:
- the LOC132057170 gene encoding uncharacterized protein LOC132057170 produces the protein MDKSWLNIRNRVDQRYRDGVESFLNWAFSQPGVSTIIRCPCKGCMNTVFKLRINVRGDLLNKGFWNSYKVWDLHGEVLVRVDDEVEDDSIEEDNITEMIHDACGYMNVEDNTNSSEGNEEPNMHATKFYKLLENAQTELYPGCTKVSKLSFVVKLLHLKCLNHWSNKSMDELLSFFKEVLPEGSFVPKSFYEAKKVLRDLGLGYTKIDACQNDCILYWHDYVNAQSCPKCGKSRWKSEGHKGKKVAHKVLRHFPIKPRLQRLYMAKETAKKMRWHKEENIDDGVLRHPSDSIEWKSFNERHPTFSTELRNVRLGLASDGFQPYGNMSSNHSIWPVVLVTYNLPPWDCMKNPYFMMTLLIPGPKCPGNDIDVYLQPMIEELKELWDGVETYDAHSKSNFLMRVALLWTINDFPAYGNLSGWSTKGKLACPCCHKDTQSVSLRNKLCYMGHRRFLPINHPWRRNRVLFDGKVEMGAAPSPLTGDEALMQLQDLGNVTYGKVQKRKRNVSNNAYNWRKKSIFFQLPYWKNLMLRHNLDVMHIERNVSDNILSTVMNMVGKTKDTLKSRYDLVDLGIRQGLHPIEDGDNILLPAACYALSLQEKLKVCDFLANLKVPDAFSSNISRCVNILEKKIHGLKCHDHHVLLQDIFPVAIRGLLPKEVCEPIIALAKFFKNLYSKCLTIEDLDILEAEIPIILCKLQMVFLPAFFDVMIHLTIHLAREAKLGGPVQYRDMYPIERYLRTLKSYVRNLGRPEGSIAEGYLAEESLTFCSRYLKNISTKFNKPTRNDDGSRSKGEMSIFKNSGQPKGAATDSMKLPHDEFNQACMYVLQNCEEVSQFLEEYTREIESQGSMRAHRMHNNEFLDWFRARIFVLSAQGCANDDLISLAVSPDPLVHRYSTFMVNGFRFQTKELVRKTQNSGVLVRGDDSDPNKEYYGVLEDIYELSYVGNRKVYLFKCHWWDVARLGRGYKIDKYGFTSVNTHCALNTNEPFVLASQSEQVFYLNDMVNKDWLVVVKTNPRDLFNIPEVEDEALLNEEVYQQEEVECNILRTNDQQTEIEVSLHRDDIEPQTVLRTNDQGNEEDDFINDNDIDVSENEEDEEELLDDNDGEDNDTSS, from the exons ATGGATAAAAGTTGGTTGAATATTAGGAATAGAGTTGACCAAAGGTATAGAGATGGAGTAGAAAGCTTTCTTAATTGGGCATTCAGTCAACCCGGGGTGAGCACTATTATTCGATGTCCTTGTAAAGGGTGTATGAACACCGTGTTCAAGCTAAGGATTAATGTAAGAGGAGACTTGTTGAACAAGGGCTTCTGGAATTCTTATAAAGTGTGGGACTTGCATGGAGAAGTGTTAGTTAGAGTTGATGATGAAGTCGAAGATGATAGCATTGAAGAGGATAATATTACTGAAATGATTCACGATGCTTGCGGATATATGAATGTGGAGGATAATACTAATTCTTCTGAGGGCAATGAAGAGCCAAATATGCATGCAacaaagttctacaaattgtTAGAAAATGCTCAGACAGAACTTTATCCTGGTTGCACAAAAGTCTCAAAGTTGTCTTTTGTTGTTAAATTACTTCACTTGAAGTGTCTTAACCATTGGAGCAACAAATCAATGGATGAGTTATTGAGCTTCTTTAAAGAAGTTCTTCCTGAGGGGTCATTTGTACCCAAATCTTTTTATGAAGCGAAGAAAGTTCTTCGTGACCTAGGCTTGGGGTACACCAAAATAGATGCATGTCAGAATGATTGTATTTTATATTGGCACGATTATGTCAATGCCCAATCATGTCCGAAGTGTGGTAAGTCTAGATGGAAGTCAGAAGGACACAAAGGCAAGAAAGTAGCTCATAAAGTATTGCGACATTTTCCAATAAAACCAAGGCTTCAGCGATTATACATGGCAAAAGAGACGGCAAAGAAGATGAGGTGGCACAAGGAAGAAAATATTGATGATGGTGTCTTGCGGCATCCATCCGACTCAATAGAATGGAAATCTTTCAATGAGCGTCATCCTACTTTTTCAACTGAGTTAAGAAATGTTAGATTAGGTTTAGCAAGTGATGGGTTCCAACCTTATGGGAATATGAGTTCCAATCATAGTATTTGGCCTGTCGTACTAGTTACGTATAATTTGCCACCATGGGATTGCATGAAAaatccatatttcatgatgaCACTTCTTATTCCAGGCCCTAAGTGTCCAGGCAATGATATTGATGTATACTTACAACCAATGATTGAAGAGTTGAAAGAACTATGGGACGGGGTGGAGACTTATGATGCACACTCAAAATCTAATTTTCTTATGCGTGTGGCTCTCCTGTGGACGATTAATGACTTTCCTGCATATGGGAACCTTTCAGGATGGTCAACCAAAGGCAAGCTTGCATGCCCTTGTTGCCATAAAGACACACAATCAGTTTCCTTACGTAATAAGTTATGTTATATGGGTCATCGTCGCTTCCTTCCCATAAACCATCCATGGCGTAGAAACAGGGTGTTATTTGATGGGAAAGTGGAAATGGGGGCTGCACCTAGCCCTTTAACAGGTGATGAAGCACTTATGCAATTACAAGATTTGGGCAATGTGACTTATGGTAAAGTGCAAAAACGAAAGCGTAATGTTTCTAACAATGCTTATAATTGGAGGAAGAAGAGTATCTTTTTTCAATTGCCTTATTGGAAGAATCTTATGTTGCGACATAACCTTGATGTGATGCATATAGAAAGAAATGTGTCCGATAATATTTTATCAACTGTGATGAATATGGTTGGAAAGACAAAGGACACGTTGAAAAGTAGATATGATTTGGTGGACCTTGGAATCAGGCAAGGATTGCATCCAATTGAGGATGGGGACAATATTTTGTTACCGGCGGCATGCTATGCATTGTCCCTACAAGAGAAGTTGAAGGTATGTGATTTCTTAGCTAATTTGAAGGTTCCAGATGCCTTTTCATCAAACATTTCAAGGTGTGTTAACATACTTGAGAAAAAGATACATGGATTGAAgtgtcatgatcatcatgtatTATTACAAGACATTTTTCCAGTAGCTATACGTGGTTTGTTGCCTAAGGAAGTCTGTGAACCAATTATAGCCTTAGCCAAATTTTTCAAGAATCTATACTCTAAGTGCTTGACAATTGAAGATCTTGATATCCTAGAGGCTGAAATTCCTATCATATTGTGCAAACTTCAAATGGTTTTTCTTCCGGCGTTCTTTGATGTCATGATTCATTTGACAATTCACTTGGCAAGAGAGGCAAAGCTTGGTGGACCAGTTCAATATCGGGATATGTACCCTATTGAGAG GTATTTGCGAACACTTAAGTCATATGTACGCAACCTAGGTCGTCCAGAAGGTTCAATTGCAGAAGGTTATTTGGCAGAGGAAAGCCTCACGTTTTGCTCACGATATTTAAAGAATATCTCAACCAAGTTCAATAAACCAACTAGAAATGACGATGGATCTAGGTCAAAGGGTGAGATGTCCATCTTTAAAAACAGTGGGCAACCAAAAGGTGCTGCTACAGATAGCATGAAGCTACCTCATGATGAGTTCAACCAAGCATGCATGTATGTGCTTCAAAATTGTGAAGAGGTGTCGCAATTCTTGGA GGAATACACGAGAGAGATTGAAAGTCAAGGATCAATGAGAGCTCATAGGATGCATAACAATGAGTTTCTTGATTGGTTTCGTGCACGT ATATTTGTGTTATCTGCACAAGGATGCGCAAATGATGATCTCATAAGCTTAGCTGTCAGTCCTGACCCATTGGTTCATCGATATTCAACATTTATGGTGAATGGATTTAGATTTCAAACAAAAGAGCTTGTGAGAAAAACACAAAACAGTGGAGTTCTTGTTAGAGGAGATGATTCAGACCCTAATAAGGAGTATTATGGTGTATTAGAGGACATTTATGAGTTGTCTTATGTGGGGAACAGGAAAGTTTACCTATTCAAGTGTCATTGGTGGGATGTGGCTCGCCTAGGAAGAGGATATAAAATTGACAAATATGGTTTTACAAGTGTGAATACTCATTGTGCCTTGAATACAAATGAGCCATTTGTGTTGGCGTCTCAGTCCGAGCAAGTCTTTTACTTGAATGACATGGTCAATAAAGATTGGCTTGTTGTTGTAAAGACAAATCCTCGCGACCTTTTCAATATTCCTGAAGTTGAAGATGAAGCATTACTTAACGAAGAAGTTTATCAACAAGAGGAAGTTGAATGTAATATTTTGCGTACCAATGACCAACAAACTGAGATTGAGGTGTCTTTACATAGGGATGATATTGAACCACAAACTGTTTTGCGTACCAATGACCAAGGAAATGAGGAAGATGATTTCATTAATGACAATGATATAGATGTATCCGAGAATGAAGAAGACGAAGAAGAGTTACTTGATGATAATGATGGAGAGGACAATGATACATCCTCTTGA